In the Wyeomyia smithii strain HCP4-BCI-WySm-NY-G18 chromosome 2, ASM2978416v1, whole genome shotgun sequence genome, one interval contains:
- the LOC129723672 gene encoding MOB kinase activator-like 4, whose protein sequence is MKMADGSTILRRNRPGTKAKDFSSWPDEPFEEMDSTLAVQQYIQQMIKKDPSNVEQILTMPDGQDEGVWKYEHLRQFCMELNGLAVRLQTQCFPATCTQMTATEQWIFLCAAHKTPKECPAIDYTRHTLDGAACLLNSNKYFPSRVSIKESSVSKLGSVCRRVYRIFSHAYYHHRRIFNEFEEETYLCLRFTHFVTKYSLMSKENLIVPIPECELTPGESEA, encoded by the exons ATGAAGATGGCTGACGGTTCCACAATCCTGAGACGAAACAGACCCGGAACCAAAGCTAAG GATTTTTCTAGTTGGCCCGATGAACCGTTCGAGGAAATGGACAGCACCCTCGCGGTGCAGCAGTATATCCAACAGATGATCAAAAAGGATCCCTCGAACGTGGAACAGATATTGACCATGCCGGATGGGCAGGATGAAGGTGTTTGGAAGTACGAACATCTTAG ACAATTTTGTATGGAATTGAATGGACTGGCGGTGAGATTGCAGACACAGTGCTTTCCCGCGACGTGCACTCAAATGACGGCTACCGAGCAGTGGATATTTCTCTGTGCGGCACACAAAACACCAAAAGAGTGCCCGGCAATAGATTATACGCGCCACACACTGGACGGGGCCGCATGCCTTCTGAATAGCAATAAATATTTTCCTAGCAG GGTATCAATCAAGGAATCGTCGGTGTCAAAACTTGGCTCAGTATGCCGACGCGTGTATCGGATCTTCTCGCACGCTTATTATCATCATCGGCGAATATTTAATGAGTTTGAGGAAGAAACTTATCTATGTCTACGGTTTACGCATTTCGTCACCAAATATTCGCTGATGTCGAAGGAAAATCTGATTGTACCGATTCCCGAGTGTGAGTTGACGCCCGGGGAAAGTGAAGCTTAA